A window from Enterocloster bolteae encodes these proteins:
- a CDS encoding glycosyltransferase family 2 protein — MDRLLSVVVSVYNEEKALEEFYRETTHVLEHISWDYELLFVNDGSRDGSQDILDRMAASDSRVRVISFSRNFGHEAAMIAGLDYSRGDGIICMDADLQHPPECIPDILAKFEEGYQVINMVRTKNRTAGLVKNITSSGFYWLINRISDVHFEANASDFFAVSRHVAQVLKNSYREKVRFLRGYVQNVGFKKTAIEYEARARVAGESKYSIKKLFVFSINTILCFSNMPLKLGIYAGIFSALLGLAVMIYTLCTRKGAPSGYATIVVLICFMFAMMFVIIGIIGEYIAILFTELKDRPVYIVDRTENIVQGENAD, encoded by the coding sequence ATGGACAGGTTGTTATCAGTTGTGGTATCGGTCTACAACGAAGAAAAAGCATTGGAAGAATTTTACAGGGAAACCACACATGTGTTGGAACATATCAGCTGGGATTATGAGCTGCTTTTTGTCAATGACGGCAGCAGGGATGGAAGCCAGGACATACTGGACCGTATGGCCGCATCTGATTCAAGGGTCAGGGTGATAAGCTTTTCCAGGAACTTTGGACATGAGGCGGCCATGATAGCGGGACTGGACTACAGTAGGGGAGATGGCATCATCTGTATGGACGCGGACCTGCAGCATCCCCCGGAATGTATACCGGATATTCTGGCTAAGTTTGAGGAAGGATATCAGGTTATCAACATGGTCCGCACCAAAAACAGAACGGCAGGGCTGGTGAAGAACATCACTTCCTCCGGCTTTTACTGGCTTATCAACCGGATTTCGGATGTACACTTTGAGGCAAATGCCTCTGACTTTTTTGCAGTCTCGCGCCATGTGGCCCAGGTGCTGAAGAACAGCTACAGGGAGAAGGTGCGTTTCCTCAGAGGCTATGTGCAGAACGTAGGCTTTAAGAAAACCGCCATTGAGTATGAAGCAAGGGCCCGGGTGGCAGGGGAGAGCAAGTACAGCATCAAGAAGCTGTTTGTGTTTTCCATCAATACAATCCTGTGCTTTTCCAACATGCCCCTGAAGCTTGGTATCTACGCAGGCATATTCTCGGCCCTGCTGGGCTTGGCTGTCATGATATACACGCTCTGCACCAGAAAAGGTGCTCCCAGCGGCTATGCCACCATTGTGGTGTTGATTTGCTTTATGTTTGCCATGATGTTTGTGATTATCGGCATCATCGGTGAGTATATTGCGATTCTGTTTACGGAACTGAAGGACAGGCCGGTTTATATTGTGGATCGGACGGAGAATATAGTTCAGGGAGAGAACGCGGATTAG
- a CDS encoding DeoR/GlpR family DNA-binding transcription regulator, producing the protein MLKAERLQAIVDITNKEKIVTSEELMRQLNISKATARRDIEELSCQGLIQKTRGGAMSANHTSLEPSFVKKKESNADEKARIAKAAREHISPGEKIILDSGTTVLELAKLVNDIPDLTVVTNDLHIASEVSIFPNATLLMVGGVVRKGFNSTYGYFAEKMLGSISVNKTFLSIDAVDMEQGLLSYITDDTNIKKQYIKSGKEVILLCDHTKFQASAFINISQLDCIHRIIVGKELDGEYVERLESMGIDVELV; encoded by the coding sequence ATGTTGAAAGCAGAACGCCTTCAGGCGATTGTTGATATAACCAACAAAGAAAAAATAGTGACATCAGAGGAACTGATGCGTCAGCTGAATATATCCAAGGCAACCGCCAGAAGGGATATAGAAGAGCTGTCCTGCCAGGGACTGATTCAAAAGACCCGGGGCGGCGCCATGTCTGCAAACCACACATCCCTGGAACCCTCCTTTGTAAAAAAGAAGGAATCCAATGCAGATGAAAAGGCCCGCATTGCCAAAGCTGCCAGGGAACATATCAGTCCGGGCGAGAAAATCATTCTGGATTCCGGAACCACTGTATTGGAGCTTGCAAAGCTTGTCAATGACATACCTGACCTGACTGTGGTCACCAATGATTTGCACATTGCTTCTGAGGTGAGTATATTCCCCAATGCTACTCTGCTGATGGTGGGCGGAGTGGTCAGAAAAGGGTTCAATTCCACCTACGGCTATTTTGCTGAAAAAATGCTGGGAAGCATCTCTGTCAACAAAACATTTCTTTCCATTGATGCCGTTGACATGGAACAAGGCCTGCTCAGTTATATAACTGATGATACAAATATAAAAAAGCAATATATCAAGTCCGGCAAAGAGGTTATTCTTCTCTGCGACCACACCAAATTCCAGGCCAGTGCCTTCATTAATATCAGCCAGCTGGACTGCATCCATCGTATCATCGTAGGAAAAGAACTGGATGGGGAATATGTGGAACGGCTTGAAAGTATGGGAATTGACGTGGAATTAGTATAA